The following coding sequences are from one Pseudomonas oryzae window:
- the hutU gene encoding urocanate hydratase, protein MSTIDPRHDPSRKIAAPTGTTLRCKSWLTEAPLRMLMNNLHPDVAEKPEDLVVYGGIGRAARNWQCYDKIVEVLERLEDNQTLLIQSGKPVGVFETHKDAPRVLLANSNLVPHWATWEHFNELDRKGLAMYGQMTAGSWIYIGSQGIVQGTYETFVEAGRQHYNGDLTGRWVLTAGLGGMGGAQPLAASLAGACSLNIECQQSRIDFRLRTRYVDEQATDLDDALARIDRYTSQGKAVSIALCGNAAEILPELVRRGVRPDMVTDQTSAHDPLHGYLPLGMSWDEYVERGKVEPEAVAKAAKRSMAVHVQAMLDFQKMGVPTFDYGNNIRQMALEEGVANAFDFPGFVPAYIRPLFCQGIGPFRWVALSGDPEDIYKTDAKVKELIPDNPHLHRWLDMARERISFQGLPARICWVGLKDRARLAQAFNEMVANGELKAPIVIGRDHLDSGSVASPNRETEAMLDGSDAVSDWPLLNALLNTAGGATWVSLHHGGGVGMGYSQHSGVVIVADGTPDAHARLGRVLRNDPGTGVMRHADAGYQIAIDCAQEQGLDLPMINPVKGA, encoded by the coding sequence ATGAGCACCATCGATCCGCGCCACGACCCGAGCCGCAAGATTGCCGCCCCGACCGGCACCACCCTGCGCTGCAAGAGCTGGCTGACCGAAGCGCCGCTGCGCATGCTGATGAACAACCTGCACCCGGACGTGGCGGAAAAACCCGAGGATCTGGTGGTCTACGGCGGTATCGGCCGCGCCGCCCGCAACTGGCAGTGCTACGACAAGATCGTCGAGGTGCTCGAGCGCCTGGAAGACAACCAGACCCTGCTGATCCAGTCCGGCAAGCCGGTCGGCGTGTTCGAGACCCACAAGGACGCCCCGCGCGTGCTGCTGGCCAACTCCAACCTGGTGCCGCACTGGGCCACCTGGGAGCACTTCAACGAGCTGGACCGCAAGGGCCTGGCCATGTACGGCCAGATGACCGCCGGCAGCTGGATCTACATCGGCAGCCAGGGCATCGTCCAGGGCACCTACGAGACCTTCGTCGAGGCCGGCCGCCAGCACTACAACGGCGACCTGACCGGCCGCTGGGTGCTCACCGCCGGCCTCGGCGGCATGGGTGGCGCCCAGCCGCTGGCCGCCAGCCTGGCCGGCGCCTGCTCGCTGAACATCGAATGCCAGCAGTCGCGCATCGACTTCCGCCTGCGCACCCGCTACGTCGACGAGCAGGCCACTGACCTCGACGACGCCCTGGCGCGCATCGACCGCTACACCAGCCAGGGCAAGGCGGTGTCCATCGCCCTGTGCGGCAACGCCGCCGAGATCCTCCCGGAACTGGTGCGTCGCGGCGTGCGCCCGGACATGGTCACCGACCAGACCAGCGCCCACGACCCGCTGCACGGCTACCTGCCGCTGGGCATGAGCTGGGACGAGTACGTCGAGCGCGGCAAGGTCGAGCCGGAAGCGGTGGCCAAGGCCGCCAAGCGCTCGATGGCCGTGCACGTGCAGGCCATGCTCGACTTCCAGAAGATGGGCGTGCCGACCTTCGACTACGGCAACAACATCCGCCAGATGGCCCTGGAAGAAGGCGTGGCCAACGCCTTCGACTTCCCCGGCTTCGTTCCGGCCTACATCCGTCCGCTGTTCTGCCAGGGCATCGGCCCGTTCCGCTGGGTGGCGCTGTCCGGCGATCCGGAGGACATTTACAAGACCGACGCCAAGGTCAAGGAACTGATCCCGGACAACCCGCACCTGCACCGCTGGCTGGACATGGCCCGCGAGCGCATCAGCTTCCAGGGCCTGCCGGCACGCATCTGCTGGGTCGGCCTGAAGGACCGCGCGCGTCTGGCCCAGGCGTTCAACGAGATGGTCGCCAACGGCGAGCTGAAGGCGCCGATCGTCATCGGTCGCGACCACCTGGATTCCGGTTCGGTGGCCAGCCCCAACCGCGAGACCGAGGCCATGCTCGACGGCTCCGACGCGGTGTCCGACTGGCCGCTGCTCAACGCCCTGCTGAATACCGCCGGCGGCGCCACCTGGGTGTCGCTGCACCACGGCGGTGGCGTGGGCATGGGTTATTCGCAACACTCCGGGGTGGTGATCGTCGCCGACGGCACCCCGGACGCCCACGCCCGCCTCGGCCGCGTACTGCGCAACGACCCGGGCACCGGGGTGATGCGCCACGCCGACGCCGGCTACCAGATCGCCATCGACTGCGCCCAAGAGCAGGGTCTCGACCTGCCGATGATCAATCCGGTGAAGGGAGCCTGA
- a CDS encoding type I restriction endonuclease: protein MEFIEKLSGLATKIRQQGTAIQTEEATKNAFVMPFIHSVLGYDVFDPTEVIPEYVCDVGTKKGEKIDYAILSAGDVQILIECKKIGEPLSLNHAGQLFRYFHVTNARIAILTNGQVYKFFTDLDAPNKMDEKPFLELDLLDIDDHVLPELVKLTKTAFDVESIISAAGELKYVSQIKKILAAQLSNPDDDFIKLIATRVYDGVITQKVREQFGVLTRKAASQFLSDQVNDRLKSAMSGTAVAASVSATAGTPPAEADANDTEQDSAADRVVTTEEELEGFHIVKAIVRSVIDVKRITMRDTQSYCGVLLDDNNRKPICRLHFNRGQKYIGIFDQDKAETRHPIEAVDDIYSFIEQLTETAKRYDQAV from the coding sequence ATGGAATTCATAGAAAAACTCAGCGGTCTGGCTACCAAGATCCGTCAGCAGGGAACAGCCATCCAGACAGAGGAAGCCACGAAGAACGCCTTCGTGATGCCGTTCATTCACTCTGTTTTGGGTTATGACGTATTCGATCCAACGGAAGTTATTCCCGAATACGTCTGTGACGTGGGTACCAAGAAGGGGGAGAAGATCGACTACGCCATCCTGAGTGCTGGCGACGTGCAGATCCTAATTGAGTGCAAGAAAATCGGAGAGCCACTCAGCCTCAATCATGCCGGGCAGCTGTTCCGCTACTTCCACGTCACAAATGCGCGGATTGCGATCCTCACGAACGGGCAGGTCTACAAGTTCTTCACTGACCTTGATGCGCCAAACAAGATGGACGAGAAGCCATTCCTAGAATTGGATCTACTCGACATAGATGATCATGTTTTGCCTGAGTTGGTGAAGCTCACTAAGACGGCATTCGATGTTGAGTCGATCATCAGTGCGGCAGGCGAGCTCAAGTACGTCAGCCAAATCAAGAAGATCCTGGCGGCGCAACTCAGTAACCCGGACGACGACTTCATCAAGCTTATCGCCACCCGCGTTTACGACGGTGTGATCACCCAAAAGGTGCGCGAGCAGTTTGGGGTGCTTACACGCAAAGCGGCCTCTCAGTTCCTCAGTGATCAAGTAAACGACAGGCTCAAGTCGGCAATGAGTGGCACGGCTGTGGCCGCTTCTGTCTCGGCTACAGCGGGCACGCCTCCTGCAGAGGCTGATGCGAACGACACAGAGCAGGACTCTGCTGCTGATCGGGTGGTGACGACCGAGGAAGAACTGGAAGGTTTCCACATCGTGAAGGCCATCGTGCGTAGCGTCATTGACGTCAAGCGCATCACCATGCGTGACACGCAGAGCTACTGTGGAGTCTTGCTTGACGACAACAACCGAAAACCGATCTGCCGGCTTCATTTCAATCGTGGCCAGAAATACATTGGCATTTTTGACCAAGACAAGGCTGAAACACGCCATCCGATTGAGGCGGTTGATGACATCTACAGCTTCATCGAACAGCTAACTGAAACCGCAAAAAGGTACGATCAGGCTGTTTGA
- the hutH gene encoding histidine ammonia-lyase: MTTTLHLVPGQLTLAQLRAAYQEPLRVTLDHSCHAAIDASVACVESIIAEGRTAYGINTGFGLLASTRIAPADLEKLQRSLVLSHAAGVGEPLDDAMVRLIMLLKVNSLARGFSGIRRKVIDALVALINAEVYPHIPLKGSVGASGDLAPLAHMSLVLLGESRARYQGQWIDGREALAVAGLEPLTLAAKEGLALLNGTQASTAYALRGLFEGEDLFAAATVCGGLSVEAMLGSRAPFDARIHAARGQRGQIDVASAYRELLGASSEIARSHEKCDKVQDPYSLRCQPQVMGACLTQLRQAAEVLQIEANAVSDNPLVFAAEGDVISGGNFHAEPVAMAADNLALAIAEIGSLSERRISLMMDMHMSQLPPFLVANGGVNSGFMIAQVTAAALASDNKALAHPHSVDSLPTSANQEDHVSMAPNAGKRLWSMADNVRGILAIEWLGACQGLDFRTGLKTSAKLEQARSLLRDRVPYYQEDRFFAPDIEAASALLAARGLNALMPAGLLPSLG; encoded by the coding sequence ATGACCACCACTCTGCATCTCGTCCCCGGCCAGCTGACCCTGGCCCAGCTGCGCGCCGCCTACCAAGAGCCGCTGCGCGTGACCCTCGACCACAGCTGCCACGCCGCCATCGACGCCAGCGTGGCCTGCGTCGAGAGCATCATCGCCGAGGGCCGCACCGCCTACGGCATCAACACCGGCTTCGGCCTGCTGGCCTCGACCCGCATCGCCCCGGCCGACCTGGAGAAGCTGCAGCGCTCGCTGGTGCTGTCGCACGCCGCCGGCGTCGGCGAGCCGCTGGACGACGCCATGGTGCGCCTGATCATGCTGCTCAAGGTCAACAGCCTGGCGCGCGGCTTCTCCGGCATCCGCCGCAAGGTGATCGACGCGCTGGTCGCCCTGATCAACGCCGAGGTCTACCCGCACATCCCGCTGAAGGGCTCGGTGGGCGCTTCCGGCGACCTCGCCCCGCTGGCGCACATGTCGCTGGTGCTGCTCGGCGAGAGCCGCGCGCGCTACCAGGGCCAGTGGATCGACGGCCGCGAAGCGCTGGCGGTAGCCGGCCTCGAGCCCTTGACCCTGGCCGCCAAGGAGGGCCTGGCCCTGCTCAACGGCACCCAGGCCTCCACCGCCTACGCCCTGCGCGGCCTGTTCGAGGGCGAGGACCTGTTCGCCGCCGCCACCGTGTGCGGCGGCCTCAGCGTCGAGGCCATGCTCGGCTCGCGCGCCCCGTTCGATGCGCGCATCCACGCCGCCCGCGGCCAGCGCGGGCAGATCGACGTGGCCAGCGCCTACCGCGAGCTGCTCGGCGCCAGCAGCGAGATCGCCCGCTCCCACGAGAAGTGCGACAAGGTCCAGGACCCCTACTCGCTGCGCTGCCAGCCGCAGGTGATGGGCGCCTGCCTGACCCAGCTGCGCCAGGCCGCCGAGGTGCTGCAGATCGAAGCCAACGCCGTGTCGGACAACCCGCTGGTGTTCGCCGCCGAAGGCGACGTGATCTCCGGCGGCAACTTCCACGCCGAGCCGGTGGCCATGGCCGCCGACAACCTGGCGCTGGCCATCGCCGAGATCGGCTCGCTGTCCGAGCGGCGCATCTCGCTGATGATGGACATGCACATGTCGCAGCTGCCGCCGTTCCTGGTCGCCAATGGTGGGGTCAACTCCGGCTTCATGATCGCCCAGGTCACCGCCGCCGCGCTGGCCAGCGACAACAAGGCCCTCGCCCATCCGCACAGCGTCGACAGCCTGCCCACCTCGGCCAACCAGGAGGACCACGTGTCCATGGCGCCGAACGCCGGCAAGCGCCTGTGGAGCATGGCCGACAACGTGCGCGGCATCCTCGCCATCGAATGGCTGGGCGCCTGCCAGGGCCTCGACTTCCGCACCGGCCTGAAGACCTCGGCGAAGCTGGAACAGGCGCGCAGCCTGCTGCGCGACCGGGTCCCCTACTACCAGGAAGACCGCTTCTTCGCCCCGGACATCGAGGCGGCCAGCGCGCTGCTCGCCGCGCGCGGCCTCAACGCGCTGATGCCGGCCGGGTTGCTGCCCTCCCTGGGCTGA
- a CDS encoding Na+/H+ antiporter family protein — protein MNAIVLAVVVMVVLAMLRVSVVFALIIAAVVGGLVAGMPMDKIVAAFGDGLGGGAPVALAYAALGAFAVALSRTGIAQRLSARVVAHLGHGEQAGNNLVLIKWGMLAALIVAGALAETLIPVHIAFIPLLVPPLLYVMNRMHLDRRLVACAITFAITTLYMAVPVGFGAIFLNDILIANINQAGAAQGFSVTRDIAPQAMLLPALGMVAGLAIAAFSYRHKRSYQNVVASGEPSEEASSSLSRRQVGMIGLALLLALVVQLWTDSMIFGGLVGFAVISLSGVIAWREQDDVVVQGMRLMAQVGFIMIAAAGFAAVMKATGGIPQMVEDSVQLIGDNRAMAALVMLLVGLFITMGIGSSFSTVPIITAIYVPLALGFGFSPLAIVALVGTAAALGDAGSPASDSTLGPTAGLNADGQHDHIWDTVVPTFLHFNLPLLAFGWVAAMVL, from the coding sequence ATGAATGCAATCGTTCTGGCCGTAGTGGTGATGGTCGTCCTGGCCATGCTGCGGGTCTCCGTGGTGTTCGCCCTGATCATCGCCGCGGTGGTCGGCGGCCTGGTTGCCGGCATGCCGATGGACAAGATCGTCGCCGCCTTCGGTGACGGCCTCGGCGGCGGCGCCCCGGTGGCGCTGGCCTACGCCGCCCTCGGCGCCTTCGCCGTGGCGCTGTCGCGCACCGGCATCGCCCAGCGCCTGTCGGCGCGCGTGGTCGCCCATCTCGGCCACGGCGAGCAGGCCGGCAACAACCTGGTGCTGATCAAGTGGGGCATGCTCGCCGCGCTGATCGTCGCCGGCGCCCTGGCCGAGACGCTGATCCCGGTGCACATCGCCTTCATCCCGCTGCTGGTGCCGCCGCTGCTGTACGTGATGAACCGCATGCACCTCGACCGCCGTCTGGTGGCCTGCGCCATCACCTTCGCCATCACCACCCTGTACATGGCGGTGCCGGTGGGCTTCGGCGCGATCTTCCTCAACGACATCCTGATCGCCAACATCAACCAGGCCGGCGCCGCCCAGGGCTTCAGCGTGACCCGCGACATCGCCCCGCAGGCCATGCTGCTGCCGGCGCTGGGCATGGTCGCGGGTCTGGCCATCGCCGCCTTCAGCTACCGGCACAAGCGCAGCTACCAGAATGTGGTGGCTAGCGGTGAGCCGAGTGAGGAGGCCAGCAGCAGCCTGAGCCGCCGCCAGGTGGGGATGATCGGCCTGGCCCTGCTGCTGGCGCTGGTGGTGCAGCTGTGGACCGACTCGATGATCTTCGGCGGCCTGGTCGGCTTCGCGGTGATCTCGCTGAGCGGGGTGATCGCCTGGCGCGAGCAGGACGACGTGGTGGTCCAGGGCATGCGCCTGATGGCCCAGGTCGGCTTCATCATGATCGCCGCCGCCGGCTTCGCCGCGGTGATGAAGGCCACCGGCGGCATCCCGCAGATGGTCGAGGACTCGGTGCAGCTGATCGGCGACAACCGCGCCATGGCCGCGCTGGTCATGCTGCTGGTCGGACTGTTCATCACCATGGGCATCGGCTCGTCGTTCTCCACCGTGCCGATCATCACCGCCATCTACGTGCCGCTGGCGCTGGGCTTCGGCTTCTCGCCGCTGGCCATAGTCGCGCTGGTCGGCACCGCCGCGGCGCTCGGCGATGCCGGCTCGCCGGCCTCCGACTCGACCCTCGGCCCGACCGCCGGCCTCAACGCCGACGGCCAGCACGACCACATCTGGGACACCGTGGTGCCGACCTTCCTGCACTTCAACCTGCCGCTGCTGGCCTTCGGCTGGGTGGCGGCGATGGTGCTGTGA
- the hutC gene encoding histidine utilization repressor, translating into MKESAVTSTPRYKQIEDFLLERIDSGAYPAHHQIPPEEQLARDFGVSRMTANKAIRDLVQKGYLVRQAGLGTFVTDRKAESSLQEVLNIAAEVRGRGHRYSNDVLRCEAIAADDEVALRLGVRLGSPVFHTILVHREDELPIQLEERFVNPRWVPDYLSTDFSKHTPNEVLVAACPISDVEHVVEAVLVDRPTAAALGIDTAAPCLSVIRRTWSGENLISYARLIHPGDRYKLRSSMRGLGG; encoded by the coding sequence ATGAAGGAATCAGCCGTGACCAGCACACCGCGCTACAAGCAGATCGAGGACTTCCTGCTCGAGCGGATCGACAGCGGCGCCTACCCGGCGCACCACCAGATCCCGCCGGAGGAGCAGCTGGCCCGCGACTTCGGCGTCAGCCGGATGACCGCCAACAAGGCGATCCGCGACCTGGTGCAGAAGGGCTACCTGGTGCGCCAGGCCGGCCTCGGCACCTTCGTCACCGACCGCAAAGCCGAATCCTCGCTGCAGGAAGTGCTCAACATCGCCGCCGAGGTGCGCGGCCGCGGCCACCGCTATTCCAACGACGTGCTGCGCTGCGAAGCCATCGCCGCCGACGACGAAGTGGCCCTGCGCCTGGGCGTGCGCCTGGGCAGCCCGGTGTTCCATACCATCCTCGTGCACCGCGAGGACGAACTGCCGATCCAGCTCGAGGAACGCTTCGTCAACCCGCGCTGGGTGCCCGACTACCTGAGCACCGACTTCTCGAAACATACCCCCAACGAGGTGCTGGTCGCCGCCTGCCCGATCTCCGACGTCGAGCACGTGGTCGAGGCGGTACTGGTCGACCGGCCCACCGCCGCCGCGCTGGGCATCGACACCGCCGCGCCCTGCCTGTCGGTGATCCGCCGCACCTGGTCGGGGGAGAACCTGATCAGCTACGCGCGGCTGATCCATCCGGGGGATAGGTACAAGTTGCGGTCGTCGATGCGGGGGTTGGGGGGGTAG
- the codB gene encoding cytosine permease, with amino-acid sequence MTQTDSDFPLSEVPAGARQGLWSTTLLLFGFTFFTATMFAGGKIGLAFDFKTMLWAAVLGNCLLGLYAAVLGLIACRSGLNSVLMGRFCFGELGSKLSDVLLGFTQIGWYAWGTATIAIVLVKLLGLAQGWTIPLMVLFGFGFCLTAYIGYKGMDLLSRFAVPAMLILLGISLWIATRDIGGLDRLLAVQPQESMSLNMAITMVFGTFVSGAIQATNWTRFARSGRVAVLSSLFGFFIGNGLMIVTGAYGAIIYQQPDVVEVLVLQGLSMAAVVLLFLNIWTTQDNTIYNFAAAGCNLVRSDRRKTITLCGAAIGTLLAIGGMYEMLIPFLILLGSVIPPLGGVIMADYFHAHKGRYPKLAEASLPKFNLLGLSAYAIGVACAYVSPWLAPIAGIAAAFFSYIALYEIRRIALAQRVEVPSA; translated from the coding sequence ATGACCCAGACAGACAGTGACTTCCCCCTCAGCGAAGTGCCCGCCGGCGCGCGCCAGGGGCTGTGGTCCACCACCCTCCTGCTGTTCGGCTTCACCTTCTTCACCGCCACCATGTTCGCCGGCGGCAAGATCGGCCTGGCGTTCGACTTCAAGACCATGCTGTGGGCGGCGGTGCTGGGCAATTGCCTGCTCGGCCTGTATGCGGCGGTGCTCGGCCTGATCGCCTGTCGCAGCGGCCTGAACTCGGTGCTGATGGGCCGTTTCTGCTTCGGCGAGCTGGGCAGCAAGCTGTCCGACGTCCTGCTCGGCTTCACCCAGATCGGCTGGTACGCCTGGGGCACCGCGACCATCGCCATCGTGCTGGTCAAGCTGCTCGGCCTGGCGCAAGGCTGGACCATCCCGCTGATGGTGCTGTTCGGCTTCGGCTTCTGCCTGACCGCCTACATCGGCTACAAGGGCATGGACCTCCTGTCGCGCTTCGCCGTGCCGGCGATGCTGATCCTGCTGGGCATCTCGCTGTGGATCGCCACCCGCGACATCGGCGGGCTGGACCGGCTGCTGGCCGTGCAGCCGCAGGAAAGCATGAGCCTGAACATGGCCATCACCATGGTCTTCGGCACCTTCGTCAGCGGCGCCATCCAGGCCACCAACTGGACCCGCTTCGCCAGGAGCGGCCGGGTGGCGGTGCTCTCCAGCCTGTTCGGCTTCTTCATCGGCAACGGCCTGATGATCGTCACCGGCGCCTACGGCGCGATCATCTACCAGCAGCCGGACGTCGTCGAAGTGCTGGTCCTGCAGGGGCTGTCGATGGCCGCGGTGGTGCTGCTGTTCCTCAACATCTGGACCACCCAGGACAACACCATCTACAACTTCGCCGCCGCCGGCTGCAACCTGGTGCGCAGCGATCGCCGCAAGACCATCACCCTGTGCGGCGCCGCCATCGGCACCCTGCTGGCCATCGGCGGCATGTACGAGATGCTGATTCCCTTCCTGATCCTGCTCGGCTCGGTGATTCCGCCGCTGGGCGGGGTGATCATGGCCGACTACTTCCATGCCCATAAGGGCCGCTATCCGAAGCTCGCCGAGGCCAGCCTGCCGAAGTTCAACCTGCTGGGCCTCAGTGCCTACGCCATCGGCGTGGCCTGCGCCTACGTCTCGCCCTGGCTGGCGCCCATCGCCGGCATCGCCGCGGCCTTCTTCAGCTACATCGCCCTTTACGAGATCCGCCGCATCGCCCTGGCCCAGCGCGTCGAGGTGCCCAGCGCATGA
- the hutG gene encoding formimidoylglutamase, with protein sequence MNVDRLNMDAWSGRVDPEADSPRWHQRIQPLCESQQPGLALLGFACDEGVRRNQGRVGAASAPAAIRKMLANLAWHRRGPTYDAGDICCADGDLDGAQQRLGASVGELLGAGHLPVVLGGGHEVAYGSWQGVAAHLANRLGRAPRLAIVNFDAHFDLRDPAHVHSSGTPFAQIAEACAARGWPFRYACLGVSRAANTRALFQRASELGVLVREDFEIRESTLASIGAELDAFIAECDAVYLTIDLDVLPAWEGPGVSAPAAHGVPLALLEPLIERLAASGKLLLAELAELNPEHDIDHRTARVAARLIHKLSLHG encoded by the coding sequence ATGAACGTTGATCGCCTGAACATGGACGCCTGGAGCGGCCGCGTCGACCCCGAGGCCGACAGCCCGCGCTGGCACCAGCGCATCCAGCCGCTGTGCGAGAGCCAGCAGCCGGGCCTGGCCCTGCTCGGCTTCGCCTGCGACGAGGGCGTACGCCGCAACCAGGGCCGTGTCGGCGCCGCGAGCGCCCCGGCAGCGATCCGCAAGATGCTCGCCAACCTGGCCTGGCACCGCCGCGGCCCGACCTATGACGCCGGCGACATCTGCTGCGCCGACGGTGACCTCGACGGCGCCCAGCAGCGCCTCGGCGCCAGCGTCGGCGAGCTGCTCGGCGCCGGCCACCTGCCGGTGGTCCTCGGCGGCGGCCACGAGGTGGCCTACGGCAGCTGGCAGGGCGTCGCCGCGCACCTGGCCAACCGGCTGGGCCGCGCGCCGCGTCTGGCCATCGTCAACTTCGACGCCCACTTCGACCTGCGCGACCCGGCCCATGTGCACTCCTCCGGCACGCCCTTCGCGCAGATCGCCGAGGCCTGCGCCGCGCGCGGCTGGCCGTTCCGCTACGCCTGCCTCGGCGTCAGCCGCGCCGCCAACACCCGCGCGCTGTTCCAGCGCGCCAGCGAGCTGGGCGTGCTGGTGCGCGAGGACTTCGAGATCCGCGAGAGCACCCTGGCCAGCATCGGCGCCGAGCTGGACGCCTTCATCGCCGAGTGCGACGCCGTCTACCTGACCATCGACCTCGACGTGCTGCCGGCCTGGGAAGGCCCCGGCGTCAGCGCACCGGCCGCCCACGGCGTGCCGCTCGCCCTGCTCGAGCCGCTGATCGAGCGCCTCGCCGCCAGCGGCAAGCTGCTGCTCGCCGAGCTGGCCGAACTGAACCCCGAACACGACATCGACCACCGCACCGCCCGGGTGGCGGCGCGCCTGATCCACAAGCTGTCCCTGCACGGCTGA
- a CDS encoding PucR family transcriptional regulator: protein MSLCVADVLALPGLESLSLRAGQARLHNQISWPYVAENESIAEWVLGGELVFVTGINHPRDEASLLRLVQEAHDSLCAGLVILTGGDYIHAIPESVSAAAERLGLPLLEQPYALKLVLVTHSIGTALVQAQMLGRSRQHVLEQLLEGDYHSLDLLHQRADAVQLSLSAPQQIALFKLEGSEALFATQSAGEAEQQLQARRQRVQLSLQQALSELGAELPLVPQGEHWIALLPCADSQAAARNRQRMVDFLAALRTELAPLRLFLGLSSGAHRPERYAAGLREARQALQAAQGFPERLGLCCFSELGVLRLLGAIGDRHLLDQFVAEVLGAALGDDLRHEPVLLPTLEAWTQENGNLALAAQRLGVHRNTLSYRLQRFETLTGRSLDDPHARLDIAVALMIRRLFSTQPSRSHS from the coding sequence ATGAGCCTCTGCGTCGCCGACGTGCTCGCCCTGCCCGGCCTGGAGAGCCTGAGCCTGCGGGCCGGGCAGGCCCGCCTGCACAACCAGATCAGCTGGCCCTACGTGGCGGAGAACGAGTCCATCGCCGAGTGGGTGCTGGGCGGCGAGCTGGTGTTCGTCACCGGCATCAACCACCCGCGCGACGAGGCCAGCCTGCTGCGCCTGGTGCAGGAAGCCCACGACAGCCTGTGCGCCGGCCTGGTGATCCTCACCGGCGGGGACTACATCCACGCCATCCCCGAGTCGGTGAGCGCCGCCGCCGAACGCCTCGGCCTGCCGCTGCTGGAGCAGCCCTACGCGCTGAAACTGGTGCTGGTCACCCACAGCATCGGCACGGCGCTGGTGCAGGCGCAGATGCTCGGCCGCTCGCGCCAGCATGTGCTGGAGCAGCTGCTCGAGGGCGACTACCACTCCCTCGACCTGCTGCACCAGCGGGCCGACGCGGTGCAGCTGTCGCTGAGCGCGCCGCAGCAGATTGCGCTGTTCAAGCTGGAGGGCAGCGAGGCGCTGTTCGCCACGCAGTCCGCCGGCGAGGCCGAGCAGCAGCTGCAGGCCCGGCGCCAGCGCGTGCAGCTCAGCCTGCAGCAGGCCCTCAGCGAGCTGGGCGCGGAACTGCCGCTGGTGCCGCAGGGCGAGCACTGGATCGCCCTGCTGCCCTGTGCCGACAGCCAGGCCGCGGCGCGCAACCGCCAGCGAATGGTGGACTTCCTCGCAGCCCTCAGGACGGAGCTGGCGCCGCTGCGCCTGTTCCTCGGCCTGAGCAGCGGCGCACACCGCCCGGAACGCTATGCCGCGGGACTGCGCGAGGCGCGCCAGGCGCTGCAGGCGGCACAGGGCTTTCCCGAGCGCCTCGGCCTGTGCTGCTTCAGCGAGCTGGGGGTGCTGCGCCTGCTCGGCGCGATCGGCGACCGCCACCTGCTCGACCAGTTCGTCGCCGAGGTGCTCGGCGCGGCGCTCGGCGACGACCTGCGCCACGAACCGGTGCTGCTGCCGACCCTGGAGGCCTGGACCCAGGAGAACGGCAACCTCGCCCTCGCCGCCCAGCGCCTGGGCGTGCACCGCAACACCCTGAGCTACCGCCTGCAGCGTTTCGAGACGCTCACCGGGCGCAGCCTCGACGATCCCCACGCGCGTCTCGACATCGCCGTCGCGCTGATGATCCGTCGCCTGTTTTCCACCCAGCCCTCCCGGAGTCACTCATGA